The following proteins are co-located in the Pseudomonas fluorescens genome:
- a CDS encoding alpha-1,4-glucan--maltose-1-phosphate maltosyltransferase — protein MTAETLAPDHSPLPLSQALLLPRIAIESTTPVIDGGKFAVKTVVGQRVTVTSKVFADGHDKLAVLIRWRPLQDESWHSVVMTDVGNNGWEGAFTVAQQGLHEYCIEAWIDTFASFCYELRKKHEAGVPVSLELQEGRSLVLQAAERSDNELRDRLMLLHHELAGRLETEQVAQFLHEESAHLMTQADHRAYLSISPAYPIDVERSAAQFASWYELFPRSITDDPARHGTFKDVHSRLSMIHDMGFDVLYFPPIHPIGRSHRKGKNNALTAGPDDPGSPYAIGSEAGGHDAIHPQLGSRDDFRRLVKAAADHGLEIALDFAIQCSQDHPWLKEHPGWFNWRPDGTIKYAENPPKKYQDIVNVDFYAADAIPSLWTELRDVVVGWVEEGVKTFRVDNPHTKPLPFWQWLISDVRAKHPDVIFLAEAFTTPAMMARLGKVGYSQSYTYFTWRNTKAELSEYFAQLNESPWRECYRPNFFVNTPDINPGFLHESGRPGFLIRAALATMGSGLWGMYSGFELCEAAPVPGKEEYLDSEKYEIRPRDYTAPGNIIAEIAQLNRIRRQNPALHTHLGLKLYNAWNDNILYFGKRSEDGSNFILVAVNLDPFNAQEAHFELPLWEMGLPDDAQTQGEDLMSGHRWTWYGKTQWTRLDPQMPFGIWRITPS, from the coding sequence ATGACTGCTGAAACACTGGCTCCAGACCATTCACCATTGCCGCTGTCCCAGGCGTTGCTGTTGCCCAGGATCGCTATCGAAAGCACCACCCCGGTAATCGACGGCGGCAAATTCGCCGTAAAAACTGTGGTTGGGCAGCGGGTAACCGTTACCAGCAAGGTGTTCGCCGACGGCCATGACAAGCTCGCCGTACTGATCCGCTGGCGCCCGCTGCAGGATGAAAGCTGGCACAGCGTGGTCATGACCGATGTCGGCAACAATGGCTGGGAAGGCGCGTTTACCGTTGCACAGCAAGGCCTTCACGAATATTGCATCGAAGCCTGGATCGATACCTTCGCCAGCTTCTGTTACGAACTGCGCAAGAAACATGAGGCCGGGGTGCCCGTCAGCCTGGAGTTGCAGGAGGGCCGCAGCCTGGTCTTGCAAGCGGCTGAACGCAGTGACAACGAATTGCGCGATCGTTTGATGTTGTTGCACCACGAGCTTGCAGGCCGGCTGGAAACCGAGCAGGTTGCGCAGTTCCTGCACGAAGAAAGTGCACACCTGATGACCCAGGCCGACCACCGCGCCTACCTGAGCATCAGCCCCGCCTACCCGATTGACGTTGAGCGCAGCGCCGCACAGTTTGCCAGTTGGTACGAGCTGTTCCCCCGCTCGATCACCGACGATCCGGCGCGCCACGGCACCTTCAAGGATGTGCACTCACGCTTGTCGATGATCCACGACATGGGGTTCGACGTACTCTATTTTCCGCCGATCCATCCTATCGGCCGCAGCCATCGCAAGGGCAAGAACAATGCCCTGACGGCGGGCCCGGATGATCCTGGCAGCCCCTACGCAATTGGCAGCGAGGCGGGTGGTCATGACGCCATCCACCCGCAATTGGGCAGCCGTGACGACTTCCGTCGCCTGGTCAAGGCCGCCGCCGACCATGGCCTGGAAATCGCGCTGGATTTTGCCATCCAGTGTTCCCAGGACCACCCGTGGCTCAAAGAGCATCCGGGCTGGTTCAACTGGCGTCCGGACGGCACGATCAAATACGCGGAAAACCCGCCGAAAAAGTATCAGGACATCGTCAACGTCGACTTCTATGCGGCTGACGCGATTCCGAGCCTGTGGACCGAGTTGCGCGACGTGGTGGTGGGCTGGGTGGAAGAGGGCGTGAAGACCTTCCGTGTCGACAACCCACACACCAAGCCGTTGCCGTTCTGGCAATGGTTGATCAGCGATGTGCGCGCCAAGCACCCCGACGTAATCTTCCTGGCCGAGGCATTCACCACGCCGGCGATGATGGCGCGCCTGGGCAAGGTCGGTTATTCCCAGAGCTACACCTATTTCACCTGGCGCAACACCAAGGCCGAGTTGAGTGAATACTTCGCGCAGTTGAACGAGTCGCCGTGGCGCGAATGCTACCGGCCGAATTTCTTCGTCAACACACCGGACATCAACCCAGGCTTCCTGCATGAGTCCGGCCGCCCGGGCTTTTTGATCCGCGCGGCGCTGGCCACCATGGGCTCGGGCCTGTGGGGCATGTATTCGGGGTTTGAGCTGTGCGAGGCGGCACCGGTCCCGGGCAAGGAAGAGTATCTGGATTCAGAGAAATACGAGATCCGCCCACGGGACTACACCGCCCCCGGAAATATCATTGCCGAAATCGCCCAGCTCAACCGTATTCGCCGGCAGAACCCCGCGCTGCACACGCACTTGGGGCTGAAGCTGTACAACGCCTGGAACGACAACATCCTGTACTTCGGCAAACGCAGTGAAGACGGCAGCAATTTCATTCTGGTCGCCGTCAACCTCGACCCATTCAACGCCCAAGAGGCGCATTTTGAGTTGCCGTTGTGGGAAATGGGCTTGCCCGATGACGCCCAGACCCAAGGCGAAGACTTGATGAGCGGCCACCGCTGGACCTGGTACGGCAAGACCCAGTGGACGCGGCTTGACCCGCAGATGCCGTTTGGTATCTGGAGAATCACTCCATCCTGA
- the treS gene encoding maltose alpha-D-glucosyltransferase — MAKKPKAATFIKDPLWYKDAVIYQVHVKSYFDSNNDGIGDFPGLIAKLDYIADLGVNTIWLLPFYPSPRRDDGYDIAEYRGVHSDYGTMADAKRFISEAHKRGLRVITELVINHTSDQHPWFQRARKAKPGSAARDFYVWSDDDQKYDGTRIIFLDTEKSNWTWDPVAGQYFWHRFYSHQPDLNFDNPQVMKAVLSVMRYWLDMGIDGLRLDAIPYLIERDGTHNENLLETHDVLKQIRAEIDAHYPDRMLLAEANQWPEDTQLYFGDKKGDDGDECHMAFHFPLMPRMYMALAQEDRFPITDILRQTPEIPANCQWAIFLRNHDELTLEMVTDKERDYLWNYYAADRRARINLGIRRRLAPLMERDRRRIELLNSLLLSMPGTPTLYYGDEIGMGDNIYLGDRDGVRTPMQWSIDRNGGFSRADPASLVLPPIMDPQYGYLSVNVETQAQDPHSLLNWTRRMLAVRKQSKAFGRGSLKMLSPSNRRILAYTREYTGPDGRNELILCVANVSRSAQAAELDLSAFAGMVPVEMLGGNAFPPIGQLNFLLTLAPYGFYWFVLAAENQMPSWHVEPAQSIPDFTTLVLKKRMEELLDEPCRTTLEHTSLPAWLPKRRWFAGKDTAIDSVRIAYGVRFGDPQHPVLLSELEVSSGGQVSRYQLPFGFLGEDQFTSALPQQLALARVRRAREVGLVTDAFSLEHFIRAVIKALQAGTVLTTDDGDLRFEATSHLANLPLNDESQVRYLAAEQSNSSVVVGESLVLKLIRKVSAGVHPELEMSAYLTAAGYPNISPLLGSMIRHDSAGQDNLLMIAQGYLSNQGDAWSWTQNNLERAIRDELAEAISEQEQHYNALGELADFAALLGRRLGEMHGVLAAKTANADFKPEVTTAKDTQAWAKDVGAQIERALQLLKLHQNQLNPADQALVSELLAHKKAIGSHVQALAKATAGGLRIRVHGDLHLGQVLVVKGDAYLIDFEGEPARPLHERRGKHSPYKDVSGVLRSFDYAAAMALNVQGVDHSPEADTARKRVTDRYLSEARAAFTQAYHQATSTLAHDWQEADGQSAALTLFSLEKAAYEVAYEAENRPTWLPVPLQGLHGLLSGLTPISKTARGGETS, encoded by the coding sequence ATGGCGAAGAAACCCAAGGCTGCCACCTTTATCAAAGACCCGCTCTGGTACAAGGACGCGGTGATCTACCAGGTACACGTTAAATCCTATTTCGACTCCAATAACGACGGCATCGGCGATTTTCCCGGCCTGATTGCCAAGCTCGATTACATCGCCGACCTGGGCGTGAACACCATCTGGCTGTTGCCGTTTTACCCCTCGCCACGCCGCGACGACGGCTACGACATCGCCGAGTACCGTGGTGTGCACAGCGACTACGGGACCATGGCCGACGCCAAGCGCTTTATCAGCGAGGCACACAAACGCGGGCTGCGGGTGATCACCGAACTGGTGATCAACCACACTTCAGACCAGCATCCCTGGTTCCAGCGGGCGCGCAAGGCCAAGCCGGGTTCGGCCGCGCGGGACTTCTATGTGTGGTCGGACGACGATCAGAAATACGACGGCACGCGCATCATTTTCCTCGACACCGAAAAGTCCAACTGGACCTGGGACCCGGTGGCCGGCCAGTACTTCTGGCACCGGTTCTATTCCCACCAGCCGGACCTCAACTTCGACAACCCGCAAGTGATGAAAGCGGTATTGTCAGTGATGCGTTACTGGCTGGACATGGGCATTGACGGCCTGCGCCTGGACGCGATTCCGTACCTGATCGAGCGCGATGGCACCCACAACGAAAACCTGCTGGAAACCCACGACGTCCTCAAGCAGATCCGCGCCGAGATCGACGCCCATTACCCCGACCGCATGCTGCTCGCCGAAGCCAACCAATGGCCGGAAGACACCCAGTTGTATTTTGGTGATAAAAAAGGCGACGACGGCGACGAATGCCATATGGCTTTCCACTTCCCGTTGATGCCGCGCATGTACATGGCGCTGGCCCAGGAAGATCGCTTCCCCATCACTGATATTCTGCGTCAGACCCCGGAGATCCCCGCCAATTGCCAGTGGGCGATTTTCCTGCGCAACCACGATGAGCTGACCCTGGAAATGGTCACCGACAAAGAGCGCGACTACCTGTGGAACTACTACGCCGCTGATCGTCGCGCCCGCATCAACCTCGGCATCCGCCGGCGCCTGGCGCCGCTGATGGAGCGCGACCGCCGCCGCATTGAACTGCTCAACAGCCTGTTGTTGTCGATGCCCGGCACGCCGACGTTGTATTACGGCGACGAAATCGGCATGGGTGACAACATCTATCTGGGCGACCGTGATGGCGTGCGCACGCCGATGCAGTGGTCGATCGACCGTAACGGCGGTTTCTCCCGCGCCGACCCGGCCAGCCTGGTGCTGCCGCCGATCATGGACCCGCAGTACGGCTACCTGTCGGTAAACGTCGAAACCCAGGCCCAGGACCCGCATTCGCTGCTGAACTGGACGCGCCGCATGTTGGCGGTGCGCAAACAGTCCAAAGCCTTTGGCCGCGGCAGCTTGAAAATGCTCTCGCCGAGCAACCGCCGCATTCTGGCGTATACCCGCGAATACACCGGGCCAGACGGGCGCAACGAGCTCATCCTGTGTGTGGCCAACGTGTCGCGCAGTGCCCAGGCGGCTGAGCTGGACCTGTCAGCCTTTGCGGGCATGGTGCCGGTGGAAATGCTCGGCGGTAACGCGTTCCCGCCCATCGGTCAGCTGAATTTTTTGCTGACCCTGGCGCCGTACGGCTTCTACTGGTTCGTGCTCGCCGCGGAAAACCAGATGCCGAGTTGGCACGTCGAGCCTGCCCAGAGCATCCCTGACTTCACTACCCTGGTATTGAAAAAACGTATGGAAGAGTTACTCGACGAACCGTGCCGCACCACGCTGGAGCACACCTCGCTGCCGGCCTGGCTGCCTAAGCGGCGCTGGTTCGCCGGCAAGGACACGGCCATCGACAGCGTGCGGATTGCCTACGGTGTGCGCTTTGGCGATCCACAGCATCCGGTGCTGCTCAGTGAGCTGGAGGTGAGCAGTGGCGGCCAGGTCAGCCGCTATCAGCTGCCGTTCGGCTTCCTGGGTGAAGACCAGTTCACCAGCGCGTTGCCCCAGCAATTGGCCCTGGCCCGTGTACGGCGCGCCCGCGAGGTCGGCCTGGTGACCGATGCGTTCAGTCTTGAGCACTTTATCCGTGCCGTGATCAAGGCCCTGCAGGCGGGCACGGTCTTGACGACCGACGACGGCGATTTGCGCTTTGAGGCCACTTCGCACCTGGCCAACCTGCCATTGAACGACGAGTCGCAAGTGCGCTACCTGGCCGCTGAGCAGTCCAACAGTTCGGTGGTGGTCGGCGAGAGTCTGGTGCTCAAACTGATCCGTAAAGTCAGCGCCGGGGTGCATCCGGAATTGGAAATGAGCGCTTACCTGACCGCAGCCGGGTATCCGAACATTTCGCCGCTGTTGGGCTCGATGATTCGCCACGACAGCGCAGGGCAGGACAACCTGCTGATGATTGCCCAGGGCTATCTGAGCAACCAGGGCGACGCCTGGAGCTGGACCCAGAACAACCTCGAACGCGCGATTCGCGACGAACTCGCAGAGGCGATTTCCGAGCAGGAACAGCACTACAACGCGTTGGGTGAACTGGCCGACTTCGCCGCGTTGCTCGGCCGGCGCCTGGGTGAAATGCACGGGGTATTGGCAGCGAAAACTGCCAATGCAGACTTCAAGCCTGAAGTCACGACGGCCAAGGATACCCAGGCCTGGGCCAAGGATGTCGGGGCACAGATCGAGCGTGCGCTGCAATTGCTCAAGCTTCATCAAAACCAATTGAACCCTGCCGATCAGGCGCTGGTCAGTGAGTTGCTGGCACACAAAAAAGCCATTGGCAGTCACGTGCAGGCCTTGGCGAAAGCCACGGCCGGCGGGCTGCGGATTCGTGTCCACGGTGACTTGCACCTGGGTCAGGTACTGGTGGTCAAGGGCGATGCTTACCTGATCGACTTTGAAGGGGAACCGGCGCGGCCGTTGCATGAACGACGTGGCAAGCACAGCCCCTACAAAGATGTGAGTGGCGTGCTGCGCTCGTTTGATTACGCCGCAGCGATGGCCCTGAATGTGCAAGGGGTGGATCATTCGCCCGAGGCGGACACTGCCCGCAAGCGTGTGACGGATCGATACCTGAGTGAAGCGCGTGCGGCTTTTACGCAGGCTTATCATCAGGCTACGTCTACACTGGCGCATGACTGGCAGGAGGCCGACGGCCAGAGTGCCGCGCTGACGTTGTTCAGCCTGGAGAAGGCCGCGTACGAAGTGGCTTACGAAGCGGAAAACCGCCCGACCTGGTTGCCGGTGCCGCTACAAGGTTTACACGGCCTGCTCAGCGGGCTTACACCTATATCGAAAACTGCACGCGGTGGGGAGACGTCATGA
- the glgB gene encoding 1,4-alpha-glucan branching protein GlgB, translated as MSFTHREPLQPKLTAMPAPKDIEALVRAEHHDPFSILGPHDDEQNGQFIRAFLPEALSVQVLARDSGEPIGSLDATQVPGLFVGHFNTRQDYLLKIQWAGGEQITEDPYSFNQLLLGEMDLYLFAEGNHRDLSSCLGAQVTSVDGIPGVRFAVWAPNARRVSVVGDFNIWDGRRHPMRLRHPSGVWEIFIPRLQPGAAYKYEILGANGILPLKADPMALATQLPPDTASKVAAPLQVDWQDHAWMQARADKQKPTAPLSIYELHVGSWQCELDEAGEVSRQYGWRELAERLIPYVQQLGFTHIELMPIMEHPFGGSWGYQALSQFAPTARFGSPEDFGFFVNALHQADIGVILDWVPAHFPTDIHGLAQFDGTALYEYANPLEGFHQDWDTLIYNLGRTEVHGFMLASALHWLKHFHIDGLRVDAVASMLYRDYSRKAGEWVPNRYGGRENLEAIHFLRHLNDVVALEAPGALVIAEESTAWPGVSQSTQQGGLGFNYKWNMGWMHDSLHYIQQDPVYRAHHHNELSFGLVYAWSERFILPISHDEVVHGKHSLIDKMPGDRWQKFANLRAYLSFMWMHPGKKLLFMGCEFGQWREWNHDQQLDWYLLQYPEHRGVQKLVGDLNRLYREEPALHEQDDAPQGFQWLIGDDAINSVYAWLRWSKDGKPVLVVANFTPVPREAYSVGVPFAGRWSEVINSDADTYAGSNYGNGGEVFTQDEPQHGQPVSLSLNLPPLGVLILRPEAL; from the coding sequence ATGAGTTTTACACATAGAGAACCGCTGCAACCGAAATTGACTGCCATGCCGGCACCCAAGGACATTGAAGCCCTGGTACGCGCCGAGCACCACGATCCATTCTCGATTCTCGGCCCGCACGACGATGAGCAAAATGGCCAGTTCATTCGCGCCTTTTTACCGGAGGCCTTGAGCGTTCAGGTATTGGCACGCGACAGCGGTGAGCCGATCGGCAGCCTGGATGCGACCCAGGTGCCGGGCTTGTTTGTCGGGCACTTCAACACCCGCCAGGACTACCTGCTGAAAATCCAATGGGCCGGCGGTGAACAGATCACCGAAGACCCTTACAGCTTCAACCAGTTGCTCCTGGGTGAAATGGACCTGTACCTGTTTGCCGAAGGCAATCACCGCGACCTCAGCAGCTGCCTGGGTGCTCAGGTGACCAGTGTCGATGGCATACCGGGCGTGCGCTTTGCCGTCTGGGCGCCGAATGCCCGGCGGGTGTCGGTGGTGGGCGATTTCAATATCTGGGATGGCCGTCGCCATCCGATGCGCTTGCGTCACCCCTCCGGCGTGTGGGAAATCTTTATCCCGCGCCTGCAACCAGGCGCGGCCTACAAGTACGAAATCCTTGGCGCCAACGGGATTTTGCCGCTGAAGGCCGACCCGATGGCGCTGGCGACTCAACTGCCGCCGGACACCGCTTCGAAAGTCGCCGCGCCGTTGCAGGTGGATTGGCAAGACCACGCGTGGATGCAGGCGCGGGCCGACAAGCAAAAGCCCACTGCGCCGTTGTCGATCTACGAGTTGCACGTAGGCTCCTGGCAGTGCGAGCTGGATGAGGCTGGTGAAGTGTCCCGTCAGTACGGCTGGCGCGAACTCGCTGAACGCTTGATTCCGTATGTTCAGCAATTGGGTTTCACCCATATCGAGCTGATGCCGATCATGGAACACCCCTTTGGTGGCTCCTGGGGCTACCAGGCGTTGTCGCAATTCGCACCGACTGCGCGTTTCGGTTCGCCGGAAGACTTCGGGTTTTTCGTCAATGCCCTGCACCAGGCCGATATCGGCGTAATCCTCGATTGGGTGCCGGCGCATTTCCCCACCGATATCCATGGCCTGGCGCAGTTCGACGGCACCGCGCTGTACGAATACGCCAACCCGCTGGAAGGCTTCCACCAGGATTGGGACACGCTGATTTACAACCTCGGCCGCACTGAAGTTCACGGGTTCATGCTGGCCTCGGCGTTGCATTGGCTTAAACACTTCCATATCGATGGTTTGCGTGTGGATGCGGTGGCGTCGATGCTGTACCGCGACTATTCGCGCAAAGCCGGCGAGTGGGTGCCCAATCGCTATGGCGGTCGTGAGAACCTCGAAGCCATCCACTTCCTGCGTCATCTGAACGATGTGGTCGCCCTCGAAGCGCCGGGTGCGTTGGTGATTGCCGAAGAATCCACGGCATGGCCCGGTGTCAGCCAGAGCACCCAGCAAGGCGGGTTGGGCTTCAACTACAAGTGGAACATGGGCTGGATGCACGATTCGCTGCATTACATCCAGCAAGACCCGGTGTACCGCGCCCATCATCACAATGAGCTGAGCTTCGGCCTGGTCTATGCCTGGTCCGAGCGTTTTATCCTGCCGATCTCTCACGATGAAGTGGTGCACGGCAAACACTCGTTGATCGACAAGATGCCCGGTGATCGCTGGCAGAAGTTTGCTAACCTGCGCGCCTACCTGAGCTTCATGTGGATGCATCCGGGTAAAAAACTGCTGTTCATGGGCTGCGAATTCGGCCAATGGCGCGAGTGGAACCACGACCAGCAATTGGACTGGTACCTGCTGCAGTACCCCGAGCACCGGGGCGTGCAAAAGCTGGTGGGCGACCTCAACCGCCTCTACCGTGAAGAGCCCGCGCTGCACGAACAGGATGATGCGCCTCAAGGTTTCCAATGGCTGATTGGCGACGACGCAATCAACAGCGTTTATGCCTGGTTGCGGTGGAGCAAGGACGGCAAACCGGTGCTGGTGGTCGCTAACTTCACCCCGGTGCCGCGTGAGGCGTATTCGGTAGGGGTGCCGTTTGCCGGGCGCTGGAGCGAGGTGATCAACAGCGATGCCGACACGTACGCCGGCTCCAATTACGGCAATGGGGGAGAGGTGTTTACCCAGGATGAACCGCAGCATGGGCAGCCGGTATCGCTGTCGCTGAATTTGCCGCCATTGGGTGTGCTGATTTTGCGCCCGGAAGCGCTTTAA
- a CDS encoding GGDEF domain-containing protein, producing MAPLLRQLKQAYFMNGLGLGQDQDCFIEEQVRTDRLHQLFRQSFAAIFGSYLGAGMLCWLCWDRFDHTVMRTWLVVLGVTSLLRLKMFMDWFRCANSLRTPARWERRYWVTLMLSAATWGIGALAVMPPDDRVSQVLVILFAVGMSVSAVSCYSAYRYMTLGSMSLVLLPSTLWLLFQPSPMQVGVAIAVLVFSTFVVSATRKLSDALEKAFRLTRQMERAHTISTRAAQTDELTGLMNRRAFFEHAHLLYAQCRQHRQPLSALMLDMDHFKAINDTYGHQAGDQVLRQVGGVISASFRQADVYGRLGGEEFAVLLPNTTLETAQGIAEQLITAIAGLASEPVQGLTASLGVATTRNPDQDLHSLMNSADKALYRAKAMGRNQVVVAE from the coding sequence ATGGCACCTTTGTTGCGGCAGTTGAAGCAGGCGTATTTCATGAATGGCCTTGGGCTTGGGCAGGACCAGGATTGTTTTATCGAAGAGCAGGTGCGAACTGACCGTTTGCACCAGCTGTTTCGCCAGTCGTTCGCTGCCATTTTCGGCAGTTACCTGGGCGCCGGCATGCTCTGCTGGCTGTGCTGGGACCGGTTTGATCACACGGTCATGCGCACCTGGCTGGTGGTGCTGGGGGTGACGTCACTGCTACGGCTGAAGATGTTCATGGACTGGTTTCGTTGCGCGAACAGTCTGCGTACGCCGGCGCGTTGGGAGCGCCGCTACTGGGTGACGTTGATGCTCTCCGCCGCGACCTGGGGCATTGGCGCATTGGCTGTCATGCCGCCGGACGACCGTGTGTCCCAAGTGTTGGTGATTCTGTTTGCCGTGGGTATGTCGGTCAGCGCGGTCTCCTGTTATTCGGCCTACCGTTATATGACGTTGGGCTCCATGTCTCTGGTGTTATTGCCGAGCACGCTGTGGTTACTGTTTCAGCCCTCGCCCATGCAAGTGGGCGTGGCGATTGCAGTGCTGGTGTTCTCGACTTTCGTGGTCAGCGCCACGCGCAAACTGTCGGATGCCCTCGAAAAAGCCTTTCGCCTGACCCGGCAAATGGAGCGCGCCCACACCATTTCCACACGCGCCGCTCAGACTGACGAGCTCACCGGGTTGATGAATCGTCGCGCGTTTTTTGAACATGCCCACCTGTTGTATGCGCAGTGTCGCCAACACCGACAGCCGCTGAGCGCGCTGATGCTGGACATGGACCACTTCAAGGCCATCAACGATACCTACGGCCACCAGGCCGGCGACCAGGTTTTGCGCCAGGTTGGCGGGGTGATCAGCGCGTCGTTTCGCCAGGCCGACGTGTATGGTCGGCTTGGCGGCGAGGAATTTGCCGTGTTGTTGCCCAATACGACACTGGAGACTGCACAGGGTATTGCCGAACAATTGATCACGGCGATTGCCGGCCTGGCCTCCGAGCCGGTACAGGGGCTGACCGCGAGCCTGGGGGTGGCCACCACCCGCAACCCCGATCAGGACCTGCACAGCCTGATGAACAGCGCCGACAAAGCGCTGTATCGCGCCAAAGCCATGGGCCGCAATCAGGTCGTGGTGGCGGAGTAG
- a CDS encoding hybrid sensor histidine kinase/response regulator, translating to MMNWLQGSSEMAERVRQHDWASTPLGELEQWPDVLKTTVALCFASSFPQSIIWGPHLITLYNDAFIPILGDKPDSLGRAFSEIWREAWDDIGPIANAAFEGHPTYIENYPLVVERGNGPEQAYFTFCYSPVRDPQGRVVGMLDTVTETTATVFLSRRLAVLDAIGSAVTHCSDAEAIMTTTTRLLAEHLQVSICAYADMEADEDGFTIRDNWSAPGSPSIVGRYSLAAFGELAVSRLRAGEPFVIGDNRLEMPAEVSAVFQALGVTATACFPLIKNGRLTALMAVHHKFARVWSPYDLALVGEVTERSWAHIERVRADAAVREGLAAITELNATLEQRVEERTSALTQAEAALHQSQKLEAIGQLTGGVAHDFNNLLTIIRSSVDFLRQPGLSEERRQRYMGAVSDTVERASKLTSQLLAFARRQPLNPEVFDVGQRVKNIGEMLESVTGARIQVQVQLPEQACYVCVDSSQFETALINIALNARDAMEGQGTLTLRVASVAALPRIRGDAHAHQPFVSIALADTGSGIEADAVERIFEPFFTTKAVGKGTGLGLSQVFGFAKQSGGNVDVTSTLGQGSVFTLYLPEAQPVAGQLGPAEEAPSPAFDTTLRHILIVEDNLEVGRFANQILQDLGYQTTWATDAEQALALAGPDVSGFDAIFSDVVMPGMTGVAMTRLLRQRRPNLPVVLTSGYSEELADSAYEGVDFLAKPYSADQVARVLARSMRRD from the coding sequence ATGATGAATTGGCTGCAAGGCAGCAGCGAGATGGCTGAGCGCGTCCGTCAGCATGATTGGGCCAGTACGCCGCTCGGCGAGCTGGAGCAATGGCCCGACGTACTCAAAACCACGGTTGCGCTGTGTTTTGCCTCAAGCTTCCCCCAGTCCATCATCTGGGGCCCCCACCTGATCACGCTCTACAACGATGCGTTTATTCCTATTCTTGGCGATAAACCTGATTCGCTTGGGCGGGCGTTCAGCGAAATCTGGCGTGAGGCGTGGGATGACATCGGCCCTATCGCCAACGCCGCCTTTGAGGGGCACCCGACCTACATCGAAAACTACCCGTTGGTGGTTGAGCGTGGCAATGGCCCGGAGCAAGCGTACTTCACGTTTTGCTACAGCCCTGTGCGTGACCCGCAAGGCCGGGTCGTGGGCATGCTCGACACCGTCACCGAAACCACCGCGACCGTATTCCTCTCTCGCCGCCTGGCCGTATTGGATGCAATTGGCAGCGCCGTGACCCACTGCAGCGATGCCGAAGCCATCATGACCACCACCACGCGTCTGTTGGCCGAACACCTGCAGGTGTCGATTTGCGCCTATGCCGATATGGAGGCCGATGAAGACGGCTTCACCATTCGCGACAATTGGTCGGCGCCGGGCTCGCCCAGTATCGTCGGCCGTTACAGCCTGGCAGCGTTCGGCGAGCTGGCCGTAAGCCGCCTGCGCGCAGGTGAGCCGTTTGTGATTGGCGACAACCGCCTGGAAATGCCCGCCGAGGTGTCCGCTGTCTTTCAGGCACTGGGCGTCACGGCGACTGCGTGCTTCCCGCTGATCAAGAACGGCCGCCTGACCGCGCTGATGGCCGTGCACCACAAATTCGCACGCGTGTGGTCGCCGTATGACCTGGCACTGGTGGGTGAAGTCACCGAGCGCTCCTGGGCCCATATCGAACGGGTGCGCGCCGACGCCGCCGTACGCGAGGGCCTGGCCGCCATTACCGAACTGAACGCCACCCTGGAGCAACGCGTTGAAGAACGCACCAGCGCCTTGACCCAGGCCGAAGCCGCGTTGCACCAGTCCCAGAAGCTCGAAGCCATCGGCCAGCTGACTGGCGGTGTGGCCCACGATTTCAACAACCTGCTGACGATCATTCGCTCTTCGGTGGACTTCCTGCGCCAGCCGGGGTTGTCCGAAGAACGCCGCCAACGCTACATGGGCGCCGTGTCAGACACCGTCGAACGCGCCAGCAAGCTCACCAGCCAACTGCTCGCCTTCGCCCGCCGGCAACCGCTCAACCCGGAAGTCTTTGACGTTGGCCAGCGGGTCAAGAACATCGGTGAGATGCTCGAAAGCGTGACCGGTGCGCGCATTCAGGTGCAGGTCCAATTGCCGGAACAGGCTTGCTATGTGTGCGTCGACTCCAGCCAATTTGAAACCGCACTGATCAATATCGCGCTCAATGCCCGCGATGCCATGGAGGGTCAAGGCACCCTGACCCTGCGCGTGGCGAGTGTGGCGGCGCTACCGCGCATCCGTGGCGATGCACACGCACACCAGCCGTTTGTAAGCATTGCGCTGGCCGACACCGGCAGCGGCATTGAAGCCGACGCCGTCGAGCGTATTTTCGAACCATTCTTTACCACCAAGGCCGTGGGTAAAGGCACTGGCCTGGGGCTGTCACAGGTGTTCGGGTTTGCCAAGCAGTCCGGAGGCAACGTCGATGTCACCAGCACCCTCGGCCAGGGCAGCGTGTTCACCCTGTATTTGCCCGAGGCGCAGCCTGTGGCCGGGCAGCTCGGCCCAGCCGAGGAAGCCCCCAGCCCGGCGTTTGACACCACACTGCGGCATATCCTGATCGTGGAAGACAACCTCGAAGTGGGCCGTTTCGCCAACCAGATCCTGCAGGACCTGGGTTACCAGACCACGTGGGCAACCGACGCCGAACAGGCACTGGCGCTGGCCGGTCCGGACGTGAGCGGGTTCGACGCGATTTTTTCGGACGTGGTAATGCCCGGCATGACCGGCGTGGCAATGACCAGGCTGCTGCGCCAACGGCGCCCCAACCTGCCGGTGGTACTGACCTCGGGCTACAGCGAAGAGCTGGCCGACAGCGCCTACGAGGGCGTCGACTTCCTGGCAAAGCCCTACTCGGCCGACCAGGTGGCGCGCGTACTGGCCAGGTCGATGCGGCGAGACTGA